From Enhydrobacter sp., the proteins below share one genomic window:
- a CDS encoding enoyl-CoA hydratase produces MSHLLKTVEDGVMKIVLNRPEAMNALSRDMMQGLTDALEEAAGSRAIGCVVVRGAGDKAFCAGGDVKSMAAGRDQDKTYEDKVHDIRIRMKVSEMLHEMGKPTIAMVNGVAAGAGLSLALAADMRFAGKSARMTTAFAKVGFSGDFGSHYFLHKLVGTAKARELYFTAEILNAEQIEKLGLANRVVDDADLESETMAFAKKLAAGPRVAWWHVKKNMKVAEEGTLSEALDSEAARMIRTGETEDHKEAARAFVEKRAPVFRGV; encoded by the coding sequence ATGTCCCACCTGCTCAAGACCGTCGAAGACGGTGTCATGAAGATCGTGCTCAACCGTCCGGAGGCGATGAATGCGCTGAGCCGCGACATGATGCAGGGCCTGACCGACGCGCTCGAGGAGGCGGCCGGCAGCCGCGCGATCGGCTGCGTGGTGGTGCGGGGTGCGGGTGACAAGGCGTTCTGCGCCGGCGGCGACGTGAAGTCGATGGCGGCGGGGCGCGACCAGGACAAGACCTACGAGGACAAGGTGCACGACATCAGGATCCGCATGAAGGTCTCGGAGATGCTGCACGAGATGGGCAAGCCGACCATCGCCATGGTGAATGGCGTCGCGGCCGGGGCCGGCCTGTCGCTCGCGCTCGCCGCCGACATGCGCTTCGCCGGCAAGTCGGCGCGCATGACGACCGCGTTCGCGAAGGTCGGCTTCTCGGGCGACTTCGGCTCGCACTACTTCCTGCACAAGCTGGTCGGCACGGCCAAGGCGCGCGAGCTCTATTTCACCGCCGAGATCCTGAATGCCGAGCAGATCGAGAAGCTCGGCCTCGCCAACCGTGTCGTCGACGATGCCGACCTCGAGAGCGAGACCATGGCGTTCGCGAAGAAGTTGGCGGCTGGCCCGCGCGTCGCCTGGTGGCACGTCAAGAAGAACATGAAGGTGGCGGAAGAGGGCACGCTCTCCGAGGCGCTCGACTCGGAGGCCGCGCGCATGATCCGCACCGGTGAGACAGAGGACCACAAGGAAGCCGCCCGCGCCTTCGTCGAGAAGCGCGCGCCGGTGTTCAGGGGCGTCTGA
- a CDS encoding VOC family protein, giving the protein MRLRQCVFVCKDLESSREELCDILGIEVAYRDPGVAKWGLVNVVCPTGHDFLEIVTPEQPGTSAGRYIERRKGDGGYMVILQVPDAAAERKRVIDLGIRAVAQKDLPEYQYTHFHPSDTSGVLLSLDTTFAPKGVDPALWWPPAEKDWLKQARSDVTCGLAGVEIQHSVPSAAAANWSRILGRPADNCRIQLDGAEIRFVPDRDGRGPGVSAYDVKAANKAAVMAAAEKRGKKRGPSQVKVCGCRINLV; this is encoded by the coding sequence ATGCGGCTTCGGCAATGCGTGTTCGTCTGCAAGGACCTCGAGAGTTCGCGCGAGGAGCTGTGCGACATCCTGGGGATCGAGGTCGCGTACCGCGATCCCGGGGTCGCCAAATGGGGTCTGGTCAACGTCGTCTGCCCAACCGGGCACGACTTCCTCGAGATCGTGACGCCCGAGCAGCCGGGCACGTCGGCCGGCCGCTACATCGAGCGACGCAAGGGCGATGGCGGCTACATGGTGATCCTCCAGGTCCCGGACGCCGCGGCGGAGCGCAAGCGCGTGATCGACCTCGGCATACGGGCCGTCGCGCAGAAGGATCTGCCAGAATACCAGTACACCCACTTCCATCCGTCGGACACGTCGGGAGTGCTGCTGTCGCTCGACACGACCTTCGCTCCCAAGGGCGTCGATCCGGCGTTGTGGTGGCCGCCGGCGGAGAAGGACTGGCTGAAGCAAGCGCGCTCCGACGTCACCTGTGGTCTCGCCGGCGTGGAGATTCAGCATTCCGTCCCGTCCGCGGCGGCCGCGAACTGGTCGAGGATCCTGGGCCGGCCCGCCGACAACTGCCGCATCCAGCTCGACGGCGCGGAGATCCGCTTCGTGCCCGATCGCGACGGGCGCGGGCCCGGCGTGTCGGCCTACGACGTGAAGGCGGCGAACAAGGCCGCCGTGATGGCCGCCGCCGAGAAGCGAGGCAAGAAGCGCGGGCCTTCCCAGGTCAAGGTTTGCGGCTGCCGCATCAACCTGGTCTGA
- a CDS encoding glutathione S-transferase family protein: MLIVGNYLSPYVRKVLLALELKGLAYEIDPLVPFYGNDAFSKLSPLRRIPVLIDGDLVLTDSTVISEYLDDLRPEPRLYPADIRDRARARWLEEFADTRMGDVFIWRFFAQIAIRRGVWGEDPDKALIERTQKEDIPAVLDYLEAEAPADAFRFGPLGMADLAPACMVRTASFARFQIDTDRWPRTAAWMERTYQAAPFEKLLKFETVIARSPPPRHREILKSLGAPISAVSYSDARPRRGIMPI, encoded by the coding sequence ATGCTGATCGTCGGCAACTACCTGTCGCCCTACGTGCGCAAGGTGTTGCTCGCGCTTGAGCTCAAGGGGCTCGCCTATGAAATCGACCCACTCGTGCCGTTCTACGGCAACGATGCGTTCTCGAAGCTCAGTCCGCTCCGGCGCATTCCGGTGCTGATCGACGGCGATCTCGTCCTCACCGATTCCACGGTGATCAGCGAGTATCTCGACGATCTCAGGCCCGAGCCGCGCCTCTATCCGGCCGACATTCGCGACCGGGCGCGGGCGCGCTGGCTCGAGGAGTTTGCCGATACGCGCATGGGCGACGTCTTCATCTGGCGTTTCTTCGCCCAGATCGCCATCCGCCGCGGCGTCTGGGGCGAGGATCCTGACAAGGCGTTGATCGAGCGTACGCAGAAGGAAGACATTCCAGCCGTCCTCGACTACCTGGAGGCCGAGGCGCCCGCCGACGCGTTCCGCTTCGGGCCGCTCGGCATGGCGGATCTCGCGCCGGCCTGCATGGTGCGCACGGCGTCGTTCGCGCGCTTCCAGATCGACACGGATCGATGGCCCAGGACGGCGGCGTGGATGGAGCGTACCTACCAAGCCGCTCCGTTCGAGAAGCTCCTGAAGTTCGAGACCGTGATCGCCCGAAGTCCGCCGCCGCGACACCGCGAGATTCTGAAGTCGCTGGGAGCCCCGATCAGCGCCGTGAGCTACAGCGACGCCAGGCCTCGCCGCGGTATCATGCCGATCTAG
- a CDS encoding MFS transporter has protein sequence MKDLLDSRTAWITASAALAVMSIGYGAPLVTVVAMKPIAAELETARSGPATVVAVSYIGSAFGGIVAGWLAGRLGVRRVVLFGAAMVAAGLMLSASGGLIELAIGHGLLIGLLGISCMFAPLLTYVSLWFERRRGSAVALIASGQAVAGAIWPPILQFGVDEFGWRATMLAFAAFIFVSVVALALVYLRPPPVPAPPSGATAAQPTVHDTTLGLSPNQLMALLMVAVFCCCVPMAMPMNHVVAYCGDLGFASQTSAAMLSVLLGVAFFARQFWGWLADRVGGFHTLLFSSLVQITGLLGYLATQELIPLFVVSAVFGIGLSGLLPSYVIVIRECYTAREANWRVPTVMFAGFLGMAAGGWLPGVLFDSFASYLPAFGVGMAFNVVNLAVLLFLVIRKSGAVPLVPRSA, from the coding sequence ATGAAGGACCTGCTCGACAGCCGGACGGCATGGATCACCGCGAGCGCCGCGCTCGCCGTCATGAGCATCGGCTACGGTGCGCCCCTCGTCACCGTCGTGGCGATGAAGCCGATCGCGGCCGAGCTCGAGACGGCGCGCTCCGGCCCCGCGACCGTCGTGGCAGTTTCCTACATCGGCTCGGCCTTCGGCGGCATCGTCGCGGGATGGCTGGCTGGCCGGCTCGGCGTGAGAAGGGTCGTGCTTTTTGGCGCGGCAATGGTGGCGGCGGGGCTGATGCTTTCGGCTTCCGGTGGACTCATCGAGCTGGCGATCGGCCACGGGCTGCTGATCGGCCTGCTCGGCATTTCGTGCATGTTTGCGCCACTTCTCACCTATGTGAGCCTGTGGTTCGAGCGACGTCGCGGTTCGGCCGTGGCGCTGATCGCCTCGGGCCAGGCAGTCGCGGGCGCGATCTGGCCGCCGATCCTGCAGTTCGGTGTCGACGAATTCGGCTGGCGCGCGACCATGCTCGCCTTCGCCGCCTTCATTTTCGTCTCGGTCGTGGCGCTCGCCCTGGTCTATCTGCGCCCACCGCCGGTCCCCGCTCCTCCATCCGGCGCCACTGCCGCGCAGCCCACGGTCCACGACACCACACTCGGCCTGTCGCCGAACCAGCTCATGGCGTTGCTGATGGTCGCGGTCTTCTGCTGCTGCGTGCCCATGGCCATGCCGATGAACCATGTCGTTGCCTATTGCGGCGATCTCGGCTTCGCATCGCAGACCAGCGCGGCCATGCTCTCGGTGTTGCTGGGCGTCGCCTTTTTCGCCCGCCAGTTCTGGGGATGGCTTGCCGACCGCGTCGGCGGCTTCCACACGCTGCTCTTCAGCTCGTTGGTGCAGATCACCGGCCTGCTCGGCTATCTCGCGACCCAGGAGCTGATTCCCCTGTTCGTCGTGTCGGCGGTGTTCGGCATCGGTTTGTCGGGCCTGCTGCCGTCCTACGTCATCGTGATCCGCGAGTGCTACACCGCGCGCGAAGCCAACTGGCGCGTACCGACCGTCATGTTCGCGGGCTTCCTCGGCATGGCGGCGGGCGGCTGGCTGCCCGGTGTCCTGTTCGACTCGTTCGCCTCCTATCTGCCGGCCTTCGGCGTCGGCATGGCGTTCAATGTCGTGAACCTCGCCGTGCTGCTGTTCCTGGTGATTCGGAAGTCGGGCGCCGTTCCCCTGGTCCCTAGATCGGCATGA
- a CDS encoding MarR family transcriptional regulator, with the protein MIKPLRTTKTLRVDAAQALAGCAGWNLRQAVRAVTRFLEDRMEGCGLSFGQFGLMAMVASAPDDTVSALAQRMGLDQSTLSRTLRTLEADGLVEIAIVESDQRKRMVWLTEKGARRLEIALAAWREAHAELGQRLSIDDALRLARRADVL; encoded by the coding sequence ATGATCAAGCCACTCCGAACCACGAAGACATTGCGCGTCGATGCCGCGCAGGCGCTGGCCGGGTGCGCCGGCTGGAATTTGCGCCAGGCAGTCCGTGCGGTCACCCGCTTCCTCGAGGATCGCATGGAGGGATGCGGCCTCTCCTTCGGCCAGTTCGGACTCATGGCGATGGTCGCTTCGGCGCCGGACGACACGGTGAGCGCTCTTGCCCAGCGGATGGGGCTCGACCAGTCGACGCTGTCACGCACGCTGAGAACGCTGGAGGCGGATGGGCTGGTCGAAATCGCCATCGTCGAAAGCGACCAGCGCAAGCGCATGGTGTGGCTGACCGAGAAGGGAGCGCGCCGCCTCGAGATCGCGCTCGCCGCGTGGCGCGAGGCCCACGCCGAGCTCGGCCAGCGCCTGTCGATCGACGACGCGCTGCGGCTGGCGCGGCGAGCGGACGTCCTATGA
- a CDS encoding nitronate monooxygenase: MKTRFTEMFGIKHPIVQGGMQWVGRAELASAVSNAGALGILTGLTQPTPEDLRKEIKRCREMTDQPFGVNLTILPTLVPRPYGEYIDAIVDSGVKIVETAGNNPKPFLPKFKDAGIKVIHKCTSVRHGISAEKAGVDAISMDGFECAGHPGEDDVPNLVLLPAAANVIKIPMLASGGFGDARGLVAALALGCDGINMGTRFMATKEAPIHDKVKQALVDGDERATSLIFRTMRNTSRVYGNSVARKAIEMEHEGKTIQEIGPLVAGARGKVVYETGDLEHGIWSAGTVMGLIKDVPSCKELVERIVLEAEDMIRNRLAGAIAA; encoded by the coding sequence ATCAAGACGCGCTTCACCGAAATGTTCGGCATCAAGCATCCGATCGTGCAGGGCGGCATGCAATGGGTCGGACGCGCCGAGCTGGCGTCCGCGGTCTCCAACGCCGGCGCGCTCGGCATCCTGACCGGGCTCACCCAGCCGACGCCGGAGGATCTGCGCAAGGAGATCAAGCGCTGTCGCGAGATGACGGACCAGCCGTTCGGCGTCAATCTCACCATCCTGCCGACCCTGGTGCCGAGGCCTTACGGCGAATATATCGATGCCATCGTCGATTCTGGCGTCAAGATCGTCGAGACGGCGGGCAACAATCCCAAGCCCTTCCTTCCCAAGTTCAAGGACGCCGGCATCAAGGTCATCCACAAATGCACCTCGGTGCGCCACGGCATTTCTGCCGAGAAGGCGGGCGTCGATGCGATCTCGATGGACGGCTTCGAGTGCGCCGGACATCCGGGCGAGGACGACGTCCCCAACCTGGTACTGCTGCCGGCGGCGGCAAACGTCATCAAGATCCCGATGCTGGCCTCGGGCGGTTTCGGCGACGCGCGCGGGCTCGTGGCGGCGCTGGCGCTGGGCTGCGATGGCATCAACATGGGCACACGCTTCATGGCGACGAAGGAGGCCCCCATCCACGACAAGGTGAAGCAGGCGCTGGTCGACGGCGACGAGCGCGCCACGTCGCTGATCTTCCGCACCATGCGCAACACCAGCCGCGTCTACGGCAACTCGGTGGCCAGGAAGGCGATCGAGATGGAACACGAGGGCAAGACGATCCAGGAGATCGGCCCGCTGGTCGCCGGCGCCCGCGGCAAGGTGGTCTACGAGACCGGCGACCTCGAGCACGGCATCTGGTCGGCCGGTACGGTGATGGGCCTGATCAAGGACGTTCCGAGCTGCAAGGAGCTGGTCGAACGCATCGTGCTCGAGGCCGAGGACATGATCCGCAACAGGCTCGCCGGGGCAATCGCGGCCTAG
- a CDS encoding NAD(P)/FAD-dependent oxidoreductase — translation METVDSVVVGAGVVGLAVARALALAGREVIVLEAAEGIGTATSSRNSEVIHAGIYYPKGSLMAETCVEGRRKLYAYCAAHGVPHRNCGKLIVATSPAESETLASIKNRAEANGVEDMRFLTTAEAKAMEPNLECTAALLSPTTGIVDSHSYMLALQGDAEERGAMFAFHAPLQSGRATDDGIELAVGGAEPMELKARLVVNCAGLHAPALARRIEGMPTDCIPTAYYAKGNYFTLTGRSPFSRLIYPVPVPGGLGVHITVDMGGQAKFGPDVEWIDGIDYTVDPHRADKFYAAVRRYWPGLKDGALQPGYAGIRPKTVPQGAPAQDFVIQGPAQHGIAGLIHLFGIESPGLTASLALAERVVRVAEGHSGG, via the coding sequence ATCGAGACAGTCGACAGCGTGGTCGTGGGCGCCGGCGTGGTGGGCTTGGCCGTCGCCCGCGCGCTGGCGCTGGCCGGGCGCGAGGTGATCGTGCTGGAAGCGGCCGAGGGCATCGGCACGGCGACGAGCTCGCGCAATTCCGAAGTCATCCACGCCGGCATCTACTACCCCAAGGGCAGCCTGATGGCGGAGACCTGTGTCGAGGGGCGGCGCAAACTCTACGCCTACTGTGCCGCGCACGGCGTGCCGCATCGCAACTGCGGCAAGTTGATCGTCGCCACGAGCCCCGCCGAAAGCGAGACCCTGGCATCGATCAAGAACCGCGCCGAGGCCAACGGCGTCGAGGACATGCGCTTCCTGACCACAGCAGAAGCGAAGGCGATGGAGCCCAATCTCGAATGCACGGCGGCCCTGCTCTCGCCCACCACCGGCATCGTCGACAGCCACTCCTACATGCTGGCGCTGCAGGGTGACGCTGAGGAGCGCGGGGCCATGTTCGCCTTCCATGCTCCACTGCAAAGCGGCCGCGCGACGGACGACGGCATCGAACTGGCGGTTGGCGGCGCCGAGCCGATGGAGCTCAAGGCGCGGCTCGTCGTGAACTGTGCGGGCCTGCACGCGCCGGCGCTCGCGCGGCGGATCGAGGGCATGCCGACCGACTGCATCCCCACGGCCTACTACGCCAAAGGCAACTACTTCACCCTGACAGGCCGCTCGCCCTTCTCGCGCCTGATCTACCCCGTGCCGGTGCCAGGCGGGCTCGGCGTGCACATCACCGTCGACATGGGCGGCCAGGCCAAGTTCGGCCCCGACGTCGAGTGGATCGATGGCATCGACTACACCGTCGACCCCCATCGCGCCGACAAGTTCTACGCCGCGGTGCGCCGCTACTGGCCGGGGCTGAAGGACGGCGCGTTGCAGCCGGGCTATGCCGGGATCCGGCCGAAGACCGTGCCGCAGGGCGCGCCGGCGCAGGACTTCGTCATCCAGGGGCCGGCACAGCACGGCATCGCAGGATTGATCCACCTCTTCGGCATCGAATCGCCGGGCCTCACCGCGTCGCTGGCGCTCGCAGAGCGGGTCGTCCGCGTTGCGGAAGGACATTCCGGGGGCTAG
- a CDS encoding linear amide C-N hydrolase: MFHPRGPVIATLLAALLAATAAPAEGCTRLVYLGARGDVITARSMDWKSEIGSNLWIFPRGMARNGEAGPNSLKWTSKYGSVIVSGYDISTTDGLNEAGLAANVLWLVESKYPVPDGSRPPLTIAAWAQWVLDNFATVQEAVEALRKEPFVIVTDAVPGESRLATLHLSISDATGDSAIVEYIDGRQVIHHGRQYQVMTNSPTFDQQLALVSYWKEIGGTVMLPGTNRAADRFARASFYVNAVPKSEDPVVALASVFSIIRNVSVPFGISTPEEPNISSTRWRTVADHKRRLYFFESALTPNTFWVDLNQVDFSPRTGKVRRLDLGDGQRNVFAGNALAHFRENEPFRFLGPQ, encoded by the coding sequence ATGTTCCACCCTCGGGGGCCAGTTATCGCAACATTGCTCGCGGCATTGCTGGCGGCGACCGCCGCGCCGGCTGAAGGGTGTACTCGCCTGGTCTACCTTGGCGCCCGCGGCGACGTGATTACCGCGCGCTCGATGGACTGGAAGTCGGAGATCGGCAGCAACCTCTGGATCTTCCCGCGTGGCATGGCGCGCAACGGCGAGGCTGGCCCGAACTCGCTGAAATGGACATCCAAATACGGTAGCGTGATCGTCTCGGGTTACGATATCTCGACGACCGACGGGCTGAACGAGGCCGGCCTGGCCGCCAACGTCCTGTGGCTGGTCGAATCGAAGTATCCGGTGCCAGACGGGTCCAGGCCGCCGCTCACCATCGCGGCCTGGGCCCAGTGGGTCCTCGACAATTTCGCAACCGTGCAGGAAGCGGTGGAGGCGCTGCGCAAGGAGCCGTTCGTCATCGTCACCGACGCAGTGCCGGGCGAATCTCGGCTGGCGACGCTGCACCTGTCCATATCGGACGCGACGGGTGACAGCGCCATCGTCGAGTATATCGACGGCCGCCAGGTCATCCATCACGGTCGGCAGTACCAGGTGATGACCAATTCCCCCACCTTCGACCAGCAGCTCGCGCTCGTCTCCTACTGGAAGGAGATCGGCGGCACTGTCATGCTGCCGGGCACCAATCGCGCGGCCGATCGCTTTGCGCGCGCCTCATTCTACGTCAATGCCGTTCCCAAGAGTGAGGACCCGGTGGTCGCCTTGGCCAGCGTGTTCAGCATCATCCGCAACGTCTCGGTGCCGTTCGGCATCAGCACTCCGGAGGAACCGAACATCTCGTCCACGCGATGGCGCACAGTCGCCGACCACAAGCGCAGGCTCTACTTCTTCGAATCGGCCCTTACACCCAATACCTTCTGGGTCGATCTCAACCAAGTCGACTTCTCGCCCCGGACCGGAAAGGTGCGCAGGCTCGACTTGGGCGATGGTCAGCGCAACGTCTTCGCGGGCAACGCCCTCGCGCACTTCAGAGAGAACGAGCCCTTCAGATTCCTAGGCCCACAATGA
- a CDS encoding SDR family oxidoreductase encodes MKGALVTGAGMRIGRALAMALAADGFFVFVHHHRSVDEARGTVADIRAAGGRARAVRADLSSARQAAALVSKCRAPGVTLTCLVNNASQFRLDRADTTSAGLFDSHMAVNLRAPLLLSQALARQLPEGERGLIINVLDQKLYNLNPDFLTYTLSKIGLHGLTTLLAQAYAPRLRVAGIAPGLTLRSGSQTDARFAEQHTRNPLGVGVTTDDLVRAFRFIVATPSYTGDVLLVDSGEHLTGRPRDIAFDTSAKSKKA; translated from the coding sequence ATGAAAGGCGCCCTGGTGACCGGCGCAGGGATGCGGATCGGCCGGGCGCTGGCGATGGCGCTGGCAGCCGACGGGTTCTTCGTGTTCGTCCATCATCATCGTTCGGTCGACGAGGCGCGCGGCACCGTGGCCGATATCCGAGCCGCGGGTGGCCGGGCCAGGGCAGTGCGTGCTGACTTGTCCTCCGCCAGACAAGCCGCGGCGCTGGTGTCGAAGTGCCGCGCTCCCGGCGTCACGCTCACCTGCCTGGTCAACAACGCCTCGCAGTTCCGGCTCGACCGCGCCGACACGACCTCGGCGGGCCTCTTCGACAGCCACATGGCGGTCAACCTGCGGGCTCCCCTGCTGCTGTCGCAGGCGCTGGCGAGGCAGTTGCCGGAAGGGGAGAGAGGGCTGATCATCAACGTGCTCGACCAGAAGCTCTACAATCTCAATCCCGACTTCCTTACCTACACCTTGTCCAAGATCGGCCTGCACGGGTTGACGACGCTGCTCGCCCAGGCCTATGCGCCGCGCCTGCGCGTCGCCGGGATCGCCCCCGGCCTTACCCTGCGCAGCGGCAGCCAGACCGATGCACGCTTCGCCGAGCAACACACCCGCAACCCGCTGGGCGTCGGGGTGACGACCGACGACCTGGTTCGGGCATTCCGCTTCATCGTGGCGACGCCGAGCTATACCGGCGACGTGCTGCTGGTCGATTCGGGGGAGCACTTGACCGGCCGTCCGCGCGACATCGCCTTCGACACGAGCGCCAAGAGCAAGAAAGCGTGA
- a CDS encoding dihydroneopterin aldolase, producing MKRRIFIRDLRLPVSIGIHDFERKGPQTMIVNVELTLAPSRAAHADRIANVLNYDVVHDGIVGLTKGRHFNLQETLVDSILDLCLAQPEVIEARVSTEKPDVYPDCRVGYEAVRRRGEN from the coding sequence ATGAAACGCCGCATCTTCATCCGCGATCTGCGGCTGCCGGTCTCGATCGGCATCCACGACTTCGAGAGGAAGGGCCCGCAAACGATGATCGTGAACGTCGAGCTGACGCTGGCGCCGTCGCGTGCCGCACACGCCGACCGCATCGCCAACGTGTTGAACTACGATGTCGTCCACGACGGCATCGTCGGGCTGACCAAGGGGCGGCATTTCAACCTCCAGGAGACGCTGGTCGACTCCATCCTCGATCTCTGCCTGGCCCAACCGGAGGTGATCGAGGCGCGCGTCTCGACCGAGAAGCCCGATGTCTATCCCGATTGCCGGGTCGGCTACGAAGCGGTGCGCCGCCGCGGCGAGAACTGA
- a CDS encoding EamA family transporter, which yields MSQPSAGPRRNLSGAFAAMVFVGMAWGANVPVSKVMLEHFDLMPMSAMRTACAAAVLGLLLLMLEGVRSLRIELAPARFAMLGGLMASFFAVYTLGIQYSNPISAAAVQVAGPLVSAATVRLVTGLRFDPGFGVALALTLTGGAILVGGSLLSADDLTLGGGEFIALGSNAIWTLYSIKAQVWFDRASQLHRTYVASLSAMGWATIASILLIALGWSRSPLDVSDGWAWTQLLAVAVFASGLGGYFWNIGASRLGVAIASLWVNLVPFFAVLWSMAYGFMPNAWQIVGGLVALGGVVYMQWRKLAAMPR from the coding sequence ATGAGCCAGCCGTCGGCGGGTCCGCGCCGCAACCTGTCGGGCGCCTTCGCCGCAATGGTGTTCGTCGGCATGGCGTGGGGCGCAAACGTGCCGGTCAGCAAGGTCATGCTCGAGCATTTCGACCTCATGCCGATGTCGGCGATGCGCACGGCTTGTGCGGCGGCCGTGCTTGGCCTGCTGTTGCTGATGCTCGAGGGTGTCCGGTCGTTGCGGATAGAGCTCGCACCGGCACGCTTCGCCATGTTGGGTGGCCTGATGGCAAGCTTCTTCGCCGTCTATACGCTCGGCATCCAGTACTCCAATCCGATCAGCGCGGCCGCGGTGCAGGTCGCGGGTCCGCTGGTCTCCGCGGCCACCGTCCGTCTGGTCACCGGCCTGCGCTTCGATCCGGGTTTCGGCGTGGCGCTGGCGCTGACGCTGACGGGCGGGGCGATTCTCGTCGGGGGCAGCCTGCTGAGCGCCGACGACCTCACTCTCGGCGGGGGCGAGTTCATCGCCCTGGGCAGCAACGCGATCTGGACCCTCTACAGCATCAAGGCACAGGTCTGGTTCGACCGCGCCAGCCAACTCCACCGTACCTACGTCGCATCGCTGTCCGCCATGGGTTGGGCGACGATCGCGAGCATACTGCTGATCGCCCTGGGATGGTCGCGCTCGCCACTGGACGTGAGCGACGGTTGGGCCTGGACTCAACTCCTCGCGGTGGCGGTTTTCGCCTCGGGCCTCGGTGGCTATTTCTGGAACATCGGCGCCTCGCGACTCGGCGTCGCGATCGCCTCGCTGTGGGTCAATCTGGTGCCGTTCTTCGCCGTGCTGTGGTCGATGGCCTACGGCTTCATGCCCAATGCCTGGCAGATCGTCGGTGGGCTGGTCGCGCTCGGTGGCGTGGTCTACATGCAGTGGCGGAAGCTTGCCGCGATGCCACGCTGA
- a CDS encoding FdtA/QdtA family cupin domain-containing protein, producing MSEPLLRVRGCRWIVVPGASDQRGRVNFLELGKGLDFQPRRVFWLHHIAPGQWRGRHGHRESQLVFVAAHGGCRVHLDDGRTTESVTLDDPARALHVAPWVWHELTDFAPQSAIMVLASTLYDEAEYLRDYETFRREVMERTT from the coding sequence ATGAGCGAACCATTACTCAGGGTCCGCGGCTGCCGCTGGATCGTCGTTCCCGGCGCCTCCGACCAGCGCGGCCGCGTCAACTTCCTCGAACTCGGCAAGGGTCTCGACTTCCAGCCCAGGCGCGTGTTCTGGCTGCATCACATCGCACCCGGCCAGTGGCGCGGCCGGCACGGCCATCGCGAATCGCAACTCGTCTTTGTCGCCGCCCATGGCGGCTGTCGCGTGCATCTCGACGATGGCCGGACGACGGAGAGCGTGACGCTTGACGATCCGGCGCGCGCCCTCCATGTCGCGCCGTGGGTCTGGCATGAACTGACCGACTTCGCGCCGCAATCAGCGATCATGGTGCTGGCTTCGACCCTCTACGACGAGGCCGAGTACCTGCGCGACTACGAGACCTTCCGGCGCGAGGTCATGGAGCGGACGACGTGA